A genomic window from Leptolyngbya sp. BL0902 includes:
- a CDS encoding hemolysin family protein, producing MQLSLFLLSLVVPDALPVAAVLSRLMAVFLLIGINAFFVAAEFSMVSVRRSRISQLVAQGDVQAKTVQQLQRSLDRLLSTTQLGITLSSLALGWIGESTMAVIVAYGLAQTPLAQGHRVALAHTIAIPVAFFGVAYLQIVLGELCPKSVAMLYPEQLARFLGPPSLTIARFFNPFIWILNQSTRWLLRLVRIEYSDQFGYSRLTPEELQLIIRTTTETPGLEAEERELLNNVFEFRDVTAGEIMVPRTQIHALPRSACFRDLLDAMASTEHSRYPVMGDSLDDIQGTVDLKQLFQPLAQQAITAETELQPWIKPARFVPEHTPLHEILATMQRTGQEMVIVVDEFGGTAGLLTLRDLTTEIIGDVHSPGDEDDAWVQRLDDQSYRIKAQADLYDVNEHLGLDLPYSDDYQTLGGFLIYQMQKIPQAGESLIYAGREWSILSTQGPRLEEILMRTLDPLPISTTEEPPPRIQPKN from the coding sequence ATGCAGCTTTCTCTTTTTCTGCTAAGCCTAGTCGTTCCTGACGCGCTGCCCGTTGCCGCTGTGCTGTCTCGGCTGATGGCGGTGTTCTTGCTGATTGGCATTAATGCCTTCTTTGTGGCTGCCGAGTTTTCCATGGTGTCGGTGCGGCGGTCGCGGATTAGCCAACTGGTGGCCCAGGGCGATGTCCAGGCCAAAACCGTGCAGCAGCTTCAGCGCAGTTTAGATCGGCTGCTGTCTACCACCCAGCTTGGTATTACCCTCTCCAGCTTGGCCCTGGGCTGGATTGGCGAAAGCACCATGGCGGTGATTGTGGCCTACGGCTTGGCTCAAACGCCCCTAGCCCAAGGGCATCGGGTAGCCCTAGCTCACACCATTGCCATCCCCGTGGCCTTCTTTGGGGTGGCCTATCTGCAAATTGTGCTGGGGGAACTGTGCCCTAAGTCTGTGGCGATGCTCTACCCGGAGCAACTGGCGCGGTTTTTGGGGCCACCCAGCCTCACCATTGCCCGATTCTTCAACCCGTTCATCTGGATTTTGAATCAGTCTACCCGGTGGCTGCTGCGCCTAGTGCGGATTGAGTATAGCGATCAGTTTGGCTATAGCCGCCTGACGCCGGAGGAATTGCAGCTCATTATCCGCACCACCACCGAAACCCCTGGACTGGAGGCCGAGGAGCGGGAACTGCTGAACAATGTGTTTGAATTTCGGGATGTGACCGCCGGGGAAATCATGGTGCCCCGCACCCAGATCCACGCCCTGCCCCGGTCTGCTTGCTTTAGGGACTTGCTGGATGCGATGGCCTCCACCGAGCATTCCCGCTACCCGGTGATGGGCGATTCCCTCGACGATATTCAGGGCACGGTGGATCTGAAGCAGCTTTTCCAGCCCCTTGCCCAGCAGGCGATTACCGCCGAAACCGAGCTTCAGCCCTGGATTAAACCTGCCCGCTTTGTGCCCGAACACACCCCCCTGCACGAAATTTTGGCCACCATGCAGCGCACCGGACAGGAAATGGTGATTGTGGTCGATGAGTTTGGCGGCACCGCCGGACTGCTCACCCTGCGAGACTTGACCACAGAAATCATTGGCGATGTCCACTCCCCAGGGGACGAAGACGACGCCTGGGTACAGCGCCTAGACGATCAGTCCTACCGCATCAAAGCCCAGGCCGATCTCTACGACGTGAACGAACACCTCGGTCTAGACCTGCCCTACAGCGATGACTACCAAACCCTCGGCGGCTTTTTGATCTACCAAATGCAAAAAATCCCCCAGGCCGGGGAAAGCCTGATCTACGCCGGACGGGAGTGGAGCATTCTCTCCACCCAAGGGCCAAGGCTGGAGGAGATCCTCATGCGAACCCTAGACCCGCTGCCGATCTCTACCACCGAAGAACCGCCGCCTAGGATCCAGCCCAAAAACTGA
- a CDS encoding Gfo/Idh/MocA family protein: protein MILPRNLPDPIRVGVIGVGNMGQHHTRVLSRFKDVELVGISDVNVERGLDTAGKYRVRFFEDYHDLIQHVDAVCVAVPTRLHHAVGMACLQAGVHVLIEKPIAASIAEAESLVNAAAEANCILQVGHIERFNPAFQELHKVLKTESLLALEARRMSPYSQRANDVSVVLDLMIHDIDLLLELANSEVSTLTASGGRVAHSDYLDYVTATLGFSNGIVATLTASKVTHRKIRTIMAHCKNSLTEADFLNNEILIHRQTTADCSADYGQVLYRQDGLIEKVYTSNIEPLHAELEHFINCVRGGEQPSVGGEQALKALRLASMIEQMALDGKPWQAMSGAALNGVAVNGAMPDVEVGVSA from the coding sequence ATGATCTTACCCCGCAATCTACCGGATCCGATTCGTGTTGGCGTTATTGGTGTGGGCAACATGGGCCAGCACCACACCCGCGTCCTCAGCCGCTTTAAAGATGTGGAACTGGTCGGTATTTCCGATGTGAATGTGGAGCGGGGGCTGGATACCGCTGGCAAGTATCGGGTGCGTTTTTTTGAGGACTACCACGATCTGATTCAGCATGTGGATGCGGTGTGTGTGGCGGTGCCCACCCGGCTGCACCATGCGGTGGGGATGGCCTGCCTTCAGGCGGGGGTGCATGTGCTGATCGAGAAGCCCATTGCCGCCAGCATTGCCGAGGCAGAGTCCTTAGTCAATGCCGCCGCCGAAGCCAATTGTATTTTACAGGTGGGCCACATCGAGCGCTTCAACCCCGCCTTCCAAGAACTGCACAAAGTGCTCAAGACCGAGTCTTTGCTGGCCCTAGAGGCTCGCCGCATGAGCCCCTACTCCCAGCGGGCGAACGATGTGTCGGTGGTGCTCGATCTGATGATCCACGACATTGACCTACTGCTAGAACTGGCTAACTCTGAGGTGTCTACCCTCACCGCCAGCGGCGGGCGCGTCGCCCATTCCGACTATCTCGACTACGTCACCGCCACCCTCGGCTTCAGTAACGGCATTGTGGCCACCCTCACCGCCAGCAAGGTGACGCACCGCAAAATCCGCACCATCATGGCCCACTGCAAAAATTCCCTCACCGAGGCGGATTTTCTCAACAACGAGATTTTGATTCACCGCCAAACTACCGCCGATTGCTCCGCCGACTATGGCCAGGTGCTCTACCGCCAAGACGGGCTGATCGAAAAGGTCTACACCAGCAACATCGAACCCCTCCACGCCGAACTAGAGCATTTCATCAACTGCGTGCGCGGTGGCGAACAGCCCTCCGTGGGTGGCGAACAGGCCCTCAAAGCCCTGCGCTTGGCCAGCATGATTGAACAAATGGCCCTCGATGGCAAACCCTGGCAGGCGATGAGTGGCGCGGCGTTGAATGGTGTGGCGGTGAATGGTGCCATGCCCGATGTTGAAGTTGGGGTTTCCGCCTAG
- a CDS encoding L,D-transpeptidase: protein MEKPSAVRRCGILICYGAAGLLAAGAWRDYYYPNGWHPDAPFQPMRLARLTLPLRQAPESLLTANTRIEVHLQAREIRLYQNEQVILQAPVAVGQDGWQTPIGEFAVRDMRINPVWRHPITQEPVGPGPSNPLGSRWIGFLVEGGYHIGIHGTNQENLIGEAVSHGCVRMLEKDIQALYGHIQLGTPVVVKP, encoded by the coding sequence ATGGAAAAGCCATCTGCGGTACGTCGGTGTGGAATCTTAATTTGCTACGGAGCGGCGGGGCTGCTGGCGGCCGGGGCATGGCGCGACTACTACTACCCCAACGGCTGGCACCCCGATGCTCCCTTTCAGCCCATGCGTCTGGCTCGTCTGACCTTGCCGTTACGTCAGGCTCCAGAGAGCTTGTTGACCGCAAACACTCGCATTGAAGTACATTTGCAGGCCCGCGAAATTCGGCTGTACCAAAACGAACAGGTGATCCTGCAAGCCCCGGTGGCGGTGGGCCAGGATGGCTGGCAAACCCCCATTGGCGAGTTTGCGGTGCGCGATATGCGGATTAACCCTGTGTGGCGACACCCCATCACCCAAGAACCCGTTGGCCCAGGGCCGAGCAATCCCCTCGGCTCCCGCTGGATTGGCTTTTTGGTGGAGGGAGGCTACCACATCGGCATCCACGGCACCAACCAGGAGAACCTGATCGGCGAAGCCGTGTCCCACGGCTGTGTGAGGATGCTGGAAAAGGACATCCAAGCCCTCTACGGCCACATCCAACTGGGTACCCCAGTGGTCGTCAAACCCTAG
- the lipA gene encoding lipoyl synthase produces the protein MAVKPDWLRVKAPQWERVGAVKAILQDLGLNTVCEEASCPNIGECFQAGTATFLIMGPACTRACPYCDIDFEKKPQALDPTEPLRLAESVRRMGLSHVVITSVNRDDLADGGASQFVACIEAVRRESPKTTIEVLIPDLCGNWDALATILSAQPEVLNHNTETVPRLYRRVRPQGDYQRSLELLRRTRELAPSVYTKSGLMAGLGETDVEVQQVMDDLRAVDCDILTLGQYLQPGPKHLPVVDFITPDQFNTWREVGEAKGFLQVVSSPLTRSSYHAGEVQRLMAQYPR, from the coding sequence GTGGCAGTAAAACCAGACTGGTTACGGGTAAAGGCTCCCCAGTGGGAGCGGGTAGGAGCGGTTAAGGCCATTCTGCAAGATTTGGGCCTCAATACCGTGTGCGAAGAAGCCTCCTGCCCCAACATTGGCGAGTGCTTTCAGGCGGGAACGGCCACGTTTTTGATTATGGGGCCAGCCTGCACCCGTGCTTGCCCCTACTGCGATATTGACTTTGAAAAGAAACCCCAGGCCTTGGATCCCACCGAACCCCTGCGGCTGGCAGAATCGGTGCGGCGCATGGGCCTCAGCCATGTGGTGATTACCTCCGTCAACCGGGACGATTTGGCCGACGGCGGAGCCAGCCAGTTTGTCGCCTGCATCGAAGCGGTGCGGCGAGAATCGCCCAAGACCACCATTGAGGTGCTAATCCCTGACCTTTGCGGCAACTGGGATGCCTTGGCCACCATCCTGTCCGCCCAGCCCGAAGTGCTGAACCACAACACCGAAACCGTGCCCCGGCTCTATCGTCGGGTTCGGCCCCAGGGCGACTACCAGCGGTCGTTAGAACTGCTGCGCCGCACCCGTGAACTCGCCCCCTCGGTCTATACCAAGTCGGGCCTGATGGCGGGCCTGGGTGAAACCGACGTCGAAGTGCAGCAAGTCATGGACGACCTGCGGGCGGTGGATTGCGACATCCTCACCCTGGGGCAATATCTGCAACCCGGCCCCAAGCACCTGCCCGTGGTGGATTTCATCACGCCGGATCAGTTCAACACCTGGCGCGAGGTAGGCGAGGCCAAGGGCTTTTTGCAGGTGGTGTCGTCTCCCCTCACCCGCAGTTCCTACCACGCCGGGGAAGTGCAGCGGCTGATGGCCCAGTATCCTCGCTAG
- a CDS encoding BMP family ABC transporter substrate-binding protein, protein MTDRRRSLVFSRRQVVRGLLATSAFGLTAKLSTSCASSPNTGTTGGGGTSGEELVVGFLYVGPRDDFGYNQAHAEGAAAMAANVPGIRIVEEASVPETTAVAEAMRSMIEIDGAKVLFPTSFGYFDPHILELAREFPEVQFFHAGGLYQEGVHPNNVGSYFGYIDEAQYVAGVVAGHMSRSGRLGFVAAKPIPQVLRNINSFTLGARSVNPEATTQVIFTGDWASPVKEAEATNSMADQGIDVITCHVDSPKVVIETAERRGIFSSGYHANQASLAPNGYLTGAEWDWSSIYTSLGQQFMEGKTLMAGDIPHILRGGLADNFCRLSPYGEAVTAEAQAAGDAAMAGVKSGDLIIYDGPLKTNSGQEFLPEGKGLPIDDVELEKMNFLIEGVNGSVS, encoded by the coding sequence ATGACTGATCGTCGTCGTTCCCTCGTTTTTTCCCGCCGTCAGGTCGTCCGTGGGCTGTTGGCCACTTCAGCCTTTGGCCTGACCGCCAAGTTGAGTACCAGTTGCGCCTCCTCCCCCAATACCGGAACCACCGGAGGGGGAGGAACTTCGGGAGAAGAACTGGTAGTAGGATTTCTGTACGTTGGCCCCAGGGATGATTTTGGCTATAACCAGGCCCACGCCGAAGGGGCAGCGGCCATGGCCGCCAATGTGCCCGGTATTCGGATTGTAGAGGAGGCTAGCGTCCCCGAAACCACCGCCGTGGCCGAGGCCATGCGCAGTATGATCGAAATTGACGGGGCCAAGGTGCTGTTCCCTACCTCCTTCGGCTACTTCGACCCCCACATTTTGGAGCTGGCGCGGGAGTTCCCAGAGGTGCAGTTTTTCCACGCTGGTGGGCTGTATCAGGAGGGCGTTCATCCCAACAATGTGGGCAGCTACTTTGGCTACATCGACGAAGCCCAGTACGTCGCAGGCGTGGTGGCAGGGCATATGTCTAGATCGGGTCGCCTGGGTTTCGTGGCGGCCAAACCCATTCCCCAGGTGCTTCGCAACATCAACAGCTTTACTCTGGGAGCGCGTTCGGTGAACCCAGAGGCGACCACCCAGGTGATCTTCACGGGAGACTGGGCCTCTCCGGTGAAGGAGGCCGAGGCTACCAACAGCATGGCCGACCAGGGCATCGACGTGATCACCTGCCACGTAGACAGCCCCAAGGTGGTGATTGAAACCGCCGAACGTCGAGGCATTTTTTCCTCCGGCTACCACGCCAACCAGGCATCCCTCGCCCCCAACGGCTATCTCACGGGGGCCGAGTGGGATTGGTCGAGCATCTACACTTCCCTAGGCCAGCAGTTCATGGAAGGCAAAACCCTGATGGCGGGGGATATTCCCCACATTCTGCGGGGTGGCCTTGCGGACAACTTCTGCCGCCTCTCCCCCTACGGTGAGGCCGTCACCGCCGAAGCCCAGGCCGCTGGGGATGCCGCCATGGCCGGGGTGAAAAGCGGCGACCTCATCATCTATGATGGCCCCCTCAAAACCAACAGCGGCCAGGAATTTTTGCCAGAGGGCAAGGGTCTTCCTATCGATGATGTTGAGCTGGAGAAGATGAATTTCCTGATCGAAGGCGTCAACGGTTCTGTTAGCTAG
- a CDS encoding ABC transporter permease, protein MISTQPWRRSLEAVVIPAGAVLAALIIFGMFCALAGANPFQVYGSIFRAAFGSWSAWQNTLLRASPLMLTALCTALPARLGLVVIGNEGALVIGALAATLTGLGLGTALPGFVVLVVMALAAIVAGGLWIMAVGALRHYRGVNETISSLLMNYIAIALLNHLVQGPMRDPSFVAKPSSFEIAQSAWLGNLPTTRIHYGLVYGVIACILAYLLIQRTTFGFAARTAGGNVRAARMAGLPVGKLTLAICFLGGSCAGLAGMVEIAAVQRRLNESVVSNYGYAGILVAFVSKHNPLAMVVVSVLLGGILASGGILQRSHNLPDATVMVFQGIVFLCVLFSDSLYGRFPIFQDRPAQIIPESSVSA, encoded by the coding sequence ATGATCTCTACCCAACCCTGGCGGCGTTCCCTCGAAGCCGTCGTGATTCCAGCGGGGGCGGTGCTGGCAGCGCTGATCATCTTTGGGATGTTCTGCGCCCTGGCCGGAGCCAATCCCTTTCAAGTTTATGGATCGATCTTTCGAGCCGCCTTTGGCAGTTGGAGTGCTTGGCAAAACACCCTGCTGCGGGCCTCGCCGCTGATGCTCACCGCCCTCTGTACCGCCCTGCCTGCCCGGTTGGGCCTGGTGGTGATTGGCAACGAGGGAGCCTTAGTCATCGGTGCCCTAGCGGCGACCCTGACTGGGTTGGGGCTGGGCACAGCTCTACCGGGGTTTGTGGTACTGGTGGTCATGGCCCTAGCGGCGATTGTAGCCGGGGGGCTGTGGATTATGGCCGTCGGTGCCCTGCGGCACTATCGCGGCGTCAACGAAACCATCAGCAGCCTGTTGATGAACTACATCGCCATTGCCCTGCTCAACCACCTGGTACAGGGGCCCATGCGAGATCCCAGCTTTGTCGCCAAGCCCTCCAGCTTTGAGATTGCTCAGTCGGCTTGGCTGGGCAACCTGCCCACCACCCGTATCCACTACGGCCTCGTCTACGGCGTCATCGCCTGTATTCTGGCCTACCTACTCATCCAGCGCACTACCTTCGGCTTTGCCGCCCGCACCGCCGGAGGCAACGTCCGCGCTGCCCGCATGGCCGGGTTGCCCGTGGGTAAACTCACCCTGGCCATCTGCTTTTTGGGGGGTTCCTGTGCGGGGCTGGCGGGCATGGTGGAAATTGCGGCGGTTCAGCGACGGCTGAACGAGTCCGTTGTCTCCAACTACGGCTATGCCGGAATTTTGGTGGCCTTTGTCTCCAAGCACAATCCCCTGGCGATGGTGGTGGTATCGGTGCTGTTGGGGGGCATTTTGGCCAGCGGCGGCATTCTGCAACGCTCCCACAACCTACCCGACGCCACGGTGATGGTATTCCAGGGCATTGTCTTCCTCTGTGTGCTGTTCAGCGACTCCCTCTACGGACGGTTTCCCATCTTCCAGGATCGTCCGGCCCAGATTATCCCGGAATCCAGCGTATCGGCCTAG
- a CDS encoding ABC transporter permease: MAAEALGWWGVPLGILAGTLRGSVPFLFVSLGECLTEKSGKINLGLEGTLLMGAMSAYAISFLTADLVGPALSPWLGVLAAGVAGMGLGAIHGWLSQQPRVNDVATGIAMIIFGGGLANFLGKPFIQPQAPQLPTLGAGSWSSLPQVQSALQISPLFLLGVAVVPLMSWFFKSTRWGLYVRAVGDSPEAAKAMGISIFKVRMASIVMGSFLAGIGGASLSLYFPGVWTERISSGQGLMAVALVIFARWQPWQCLWASLLFGGAQALGPAFQSVGINAYYYLFNAAPYILTLAIMVLTCSPQQTLAGSPGSLGQED; encoded by the coding sequence ATGGCAGCAGAAGCATTGGGTTGGTGGGGGGTTCCCCTGGGCATTTTGGCCGGAACCCTGCGGGGGAGTGTGCCCTTTTTGTTTGTCAGCTTGGGGGAGTGCCTGACCGAAAAAAGCGGCAAGATTAACCTTGGCCTAGAGGGCACCCTGCTGATGGGGGCGATGAGTGCCTACGCCATCTCTTTTCTGACAGCGGATCTCGTGGGGCCTGCCCTGTCGCCGTGGTTGGGGGTGCTGGCGGCGGGCGTCGCGGGGATGGGGCTGGGAGCCATCCACGGTTGGCTTTCCCAGCAGCCCAGGGTGAACGATGTGGCCACGGGCATCGCCATGATTATCTTTGGCGGTGGGTTAGCCAATTTCCTCGGCAAGCCCTTTATTCAGCCCCAAGCGCCCCAGTTGCCCACCCTAGGGGCCGGAAGTTGGAGCAGTCTGCCCCAGGTGCAGTCGGCCCTGCAAATTAGCCCGCTGTTTTTGCTGGGGGTGGCGGTGGTGCCGCTGATGAGTTGGTTCTTCAAGTCCACCCGCTGGGGGCTGTATGTGCGGGCGGTGGGCGACAGCCCCGAAGCGGCCAAGGCCATGGGAATTTCGATTTTTAAGGTGCGGATGGCCAGCATTGTCATGGGCAGCTTTCTGGCGGGCATTGGCGGCGCGTCATTGTCCCTCTATTTTCCTGGGGTATGGACAGAGCGCATCTCCAGCGGCCAAGGTTTGATGGCGGTGGCCCTGGTGATTTTTGCCCGCTGGCAACCCTGGCAATGCCTGTGGGCATCGCTGCTGTTTGGGGGAGCCCAAGCCCTCGGCCCCGCGTTTCAGTCCGTGGGCATCAATGCCTACTACTACCTGTTCAACGCCGCTCCCTATATCCTCACCCTGGCGATTATGGTGCTCACCTGTTCGCCGCAGCAAACCCTGGCCGGATCCCCCGGTTCCCTCGGTCAGGAAGACTAG
- a CDS encoding helix-turn-helix domain-containing protein: MAPKKLTEADKAAILGLYRQPEETTSTLAERYGVSNSTISRLLKASLPEAEYKTLIQQKRGTGDRDLAAGSAAGEARPEPSVEAAAIEAAVAEVSLKPDSTPEPETNPEIKPEGSKAPPILKKRGATADPAAAPEVAAEVIATAEPATSSSSSEDKVASRAGGGRRKRSRGASADPASAPTAPEDAAQLTLTNLAETEPTEPAPAAEPTLDAKPSRPAPVKKAAAKAASPQDDWAEDSPTLDDDYAEDEDDDDDEDDWDGDASEVAPRLDVVEISPLTPSDLPPQCYLVVERASSELVVLPLKTFASLGQIPDEEGDHRTLPVFDNQRVARRFSRRNQRVIKVPDGSLLETTRPYLQAKGITRLLIDGHVFALEDPREAMAEASP; this comes from the coding sequence ATGGCACCCAAAAAGCTAACCGAGGCCGACAAAGCCGCTATCTTGGGGCTATATCGCCAACCCGAAGAGACTACCTCCACCTTGGCCGAGCGATACGGGGTGAGCAATAGCACCATTAGCCGCCTATTGAAGGCCAGTCTGCCGGAAGCCGAGTACAAAACGCTGATTCAGCAAAAACGCGGCACCGGAGATCGAGACCTAGCCGCTGGATCCGCCGCTGGGGAGGCAAGGCCAGAACCATCTGTAGAGGCTGCCGCCATCGAGGCTGCTGTGGCTGAGGTTTCCCTGAAACCTGACTCCACACCAGAGCCGGAGACCAACCCGGAGATCAAGCCAGAGGGCAGCAAAGCTCCGCCCATCCTCAAAAAACGAGGGGCCACCGCCGATCCCGCCGCCGCCCCGGAAGTAGCGGCGGAGGTTATCGCCACCGCCGAGCCCGCCACCTCGTCCTCCTCCAGCGAGGATAAGGTGGCCAGCCGCGCTGGGGGAGGTCGTCGGAAGCGGTCTCGTGGGGCGAGTGCCGATCCCGCTTCGGCACCCACCGCCCCGGAGGATGCCGCCCAACTCACCCTGACCAATCTCGCAGAGACCGAGCCTACCGAACCCGCCCCCGCCGCCGAACCGACGCTAGACGCTAAGCCCTCTCGCCCTGCCCCAGTCAAAAAAGCGGCGGCCAAGGCTGCTTCCCCCCAGGACGACTGGGCTGAGGACAGCCCCACCCTAGATGATGACTATGCCGAGGATGAGGACGACGACGACGACGAGGACGACTGGGATGGCGATGCCTCAGAGGTCGCGCCCCGTTTGGATGTTGTAGAAATCTCCCCCCTCACCCCCAGCGACCTGCCGCCCCAGTGCTACCTTGTGGTCGAGCGGGCTTCGTCGGAGCTGGTGGTGCTGCCGCTGAAAACCTTTGCCAGCCTGGGTCAAATTCCCGATGAGGAAGGCGACCACCGCACCCTGCCCGTGTTTGACAACCAGCGGGTGGCCCGTCGTTTTTCTCGCCGCAACCAGCGGGTGATCAAGGTTCCCGATGGCAGTCTGCTAGAAACCACCCGGCCCTACCTCCAGGCCAAAGGAATCACCCGTCTTCTGATCGACGGTCATGTCTTTGCCCTAGAAGACCCTCGCGAAGCTATGGCCGAGGCCAGCCCCTAG
- a CDS encoding Npun_F0813 family protein, with translation MFILKRQDVDIKTMQHPGKDQPIPILTYQGQTFRLLSVFNAAQEEDARALWRDLTDNRGKACVLLEEPERFSIWGKIRLDQPDLDDGAAAAAAAAAAHIKACLLLVQVLYMDVEDLLGPKQARQFETELSTVFAQWKFPQTGTPQAVRHLLTVDPLAMAPLPPWAEHHLHRLLEATYHMGKTYFGNTTFAARSLDALEDLPKGERQDFLAWLKNSPTGKVWL, from the coding sequence ATGTTTATCCTCAAGCGGCAGGATGTTGACATTAAAACCATGCAGCATCCCGGTAAGGATCAGCCGATCCCCATCCTGACCTACCAGGGGCAAACCTTTCGGCTCTTGAGCGTATTCAATGCGGCCCAGGAGGAGGATGCCCGTGCTCTGTGGCGCGATTTGACCGACAACCGAGGTAAAGCCTGTGTGCTGCTAGAGGAGCCGGAACGCTTCAGTATTTGGGGCAAAATTCGCCTGGATCAGCCCGATCTCGATGACGGGGCAGCGGCGGCAGCGGCGGCAGCGGCGGCCCACATTAAAGCCTGTCTGCTGTTGGTGCAGGTGTTGTATATGGATGTGGAGGACTTGCTGGGGCCAAAGCAGGCTCGGCAGTTTGAGACGGAGCTGAGCACGGTGTTTGCCCAATGGAAATTTCCCCAAACGGGTACGCCCCAGGCCGTTAGGCATCTGCTAACGGTCGATCCGTTGGCTATGGCCCCGCTGCCTCCCTGGGCCGAACACCACCTGCACCGCCTGCTAGAAGCGACCTACCACATGGGGAAGACTTACTTTGGCAACACCACCTTTGCGGCCCGCTCCCTCGATGCCCTAGAGGACTTGCCCAAGGGTGAGCGTCAAGACTTCCTGGCCTGGTTGAAAAACTCGCCCACGGGCAAGGTTTGGCTCTAG
- a CDS encoding DNA-3-methyladenine glycosylase: MSTKRPADGVISSDWLSRPAVEVAPELLGCRLMRQWPDGRHLEAVIVETEAYTEGDPACHAYRRETPRNRVMFGPAGYSYVYLIYGIYHCFNVVTDQDRVPSAVLIRAVELEIVPPWLAQCREDSRPGKRPEKPTRWGAGPGKTCQLLEIDRRLTEQPLVPDSGLWLAPPTPAWRQRVAQPQNRFQTTRIGLTQGTDLPWRWYVDDSPAVSKRAGSR, encoded by the coding sequence ATGTCCACCAAGAGGCCCGCTGATGGGGTGATTTCTTCCGACTGGCTGAGTCGGCCAGCGGTGGAGGTGGCCCCGGAGTTGTTGGGCTGTCGGCTAATGCGCCAATGGCCCGATGGTCGGCACCTGGAGGCGGTGATTGTGGAAACCGAAGCCTATACCGAGGGTGATCCAGCCTGCCATGCCTACCGCCGCGAAACGCCGCGCAACCGGGTGATGTTTGGCCCAGCGGGCTACAGCTACGTGTACCTGATCTACGGCATCTACCACTGTTTTAACGTGGTGACAGACCAAGATCGGGTGCCCAGTGCCGTACTCATTCGGGCGGTGGAGTTGGAGATCGTGCCTCCCTGGCTGGCCCAATGCCGCGAGGACAGCCGCCCCGGCAAGCGTCCAGAAAAGCCCACTCGCTGGGGGGCTGGCCCCGGCAAAACCTGCCAGCTTTTGGAGATCGACCGTCGCCTCACCGAGCAGCCCCTAGTGCCCGATAGCGGGCTCTGGCTGGCCCCGCCTACCCCAGCTTGGCGGCAGCGCGTAGCCCAACCCCAGAACCGCTTTCAAACTACTCGCATCGGCCTTACCCAGGGCACCGATCTACCCTGGCGCTGGTACGTCGATGACTCCCCTGCTGTATCTAAACGCGCTGGCTCTCGGTGA